In Drosophila santomea strain STO CAGO 1482 chromosome 3L, Prin_Dsan_1.1, whole genome shotgun sequence, a single window of DNA contains:
- the LOC120448498 gene encoding syntaxin-12, producing MSQALNNPGGGNGGGGGPHRDYGAMADSTPEVSFAAAGGSSGFSPTEFMSLSEDIGHNITAIHSSTKQLEKQLKLIGTPKELPNLREKVHTINTKCNDRVQTTSQDLQRLQAVVRHGDRQQKLQLEKLTREFHGVVEKYSNLQRRISSAMRQTLQQAQEFARETAEANDRAEFLGQQRWELSRLQQEHDMLGDRQRQVEQIESDIIDVNQIMTQLSGLVHDQGQQMDFIENSIEQTAANVEDGTSELAKASRSRQSYRRKILILLVIAVIIGLIVTGVIVAKLNS from the exons ATGTCCCAGGCCTTGAACAATCCAGGAGGCGGCAacggaggaggcggtggcccCCATCGGGACTATGGTGCGATGGCCGATTCCACGCCGGAAGTGAGTTTTGCGGCTGCCGGCGGTTCTTCCGGTTTCAGTCCCACGGAATTCATGTCTCTGAGCGAGGACATTGGCCACAACATCACTGCCATACACAGCAGCACCAagcagctggagaagcagCTTAAACTGATTGGGACACCAAAGGAGCTGCCCAATTTGCGGGAGAAAGTCCACACCATCAACACCAAGTGCAATGACCGGGTGCAGACCACCAGTCAGGATTTGCAGAGGCTACAGGCCGTTGTGCGGCATGGGGATCGCCAGCAGAAGCTGCAACTGGAGAAGCTCACCAGGGAGTTCCACGGCGTGGTGGAGAAGTACTCCAATCTGCAGCGACGCATCTCGTCGGCCATGCGACAGACGCTTCAGCAGGCCCAGGAGTTCGCCCGAGAGACTGCGGAGGCCAACGACCGTGCCGAGTTCTTGGGGCAACAGCGCTGGGAGCTGTCCCGTCTCCAGCAGGAGCACGACATGCTCGGCGACCGGCAGCGGCAGGTCGAACAAATAGAGTCGGACATCATTGATGTCAACCAGATCATGACCCAGCTGAGTGGACTGGTGCACGACCAGGGGCAGCAGATGG ACTTCATCGAGAACAGTATTGAGCAGACGGCCGCCAACGTGGAGGATGGCACCTCGGAACTGGCCAAGGCGTCCAGGAGTCGCCAGAGCTATCGGCGCAAGATTTTAATACTCCTGGTGATCGCTGTGATAATAGGCTTAATCGTAACTGGCGTTATCGTTGCCAAACTAAACagttaa
- the LOC120448500 gene encoding uncharacterized protein LOC120448500: MPQGKFKKAKLPASIQKKKNQKQAAFTRRSNAPIQAKKAKFNETQKIKSVISKSVNKSVESELRSRAHEGYIQLSKAQEAVAKHHASQAKAAAAASTAKSAE, translated from the exons ATGCCACAGGGAAAATTCAAGAAGGCCAAGCTGCCCGCATCGatacagaaaaagaaaaaccaaaagcagGCTGCCTTCACCCGCCGTTCAA ATGCGCCCATACAGGCGAAAAAGGCCAAGTTCAATGAGACGCAGAAGATCAAGTCCGTCATATCGAAGTCGGTCAACAAGAGCGTGGAGAGCGAACTGCGATCCCGCGCCCACGAGGGTTACATCCAGTTGAGCAAGGCCCAGGAGGCGGTGGCCAAGCACCACGCCTCCCAGGCGAAAGCGGCTGCGGCGGCCAGTACCGCCAAGTCCGCGGAATAG
- the LOC120449880 gene encoding uncharacterized protein LOC120449880 codes for MGAFRWEFLLGAVLVLGLGLAHCFLVFPRQGSFGLLAAVAIPLELGPKNVYMAFNFESNYALPSNDSYNQWIDRWDLDDHYLGVGGNVTPINARQDGGDFPQDEDNEVRRRSVGSPPPFRRHNFYRSIINILTHYGFNGSACLLRTICEVSESPLDAQNGLLGSLFQILFMPTTSAAEWELQHVDGLYEASDAGTHGPGCSEYVAHCGHSALDLISIVL; via the exons ATGGGTGCCTTTCGCTGGGAGTTTCTCTTGGGTGCAGTTTTGGTTCTAGGTTTGGGCTTGGCACATTGTTTTCTGGTATTTCCGCGTCAGGGATCCTTTGGT ttaCTGGCTGCTGTGGCCATTCCACTGGAATTGGGGCCCAAAAATGTGTACATGGCCTTCAACTTTGAGTCCAACTATGCACTGCCTTCCAACGATTCCTACAATCAGTGGATTGACAGG TGGGATTTGGATGATCACTATCTGGGCGTCGGAGGCAATGTGACACCGATAAATGCCCGCCAGGATGGAGGTGACTTTCCACAGGACGAGGACAACGAGGTGAGGCGTCGCTCGGTGGGATCCCCGCCTCCCTTCAGACGCCACAACTTCTACCGCAGCATTATAAACATCCTGACCCACTACGGATTCAATGGCTCCGCCTGCCTGCTGCGAACAATCTGCGAGGTCAGCGAATCGCCCCTAGATGCCCAAAACGGGCTGCTGGGCAGCCTGTTTCAGATTCTATTCAT GCCAACGACAAGTGCCGCGGAGTGGGAACTGCAGCACGTGGACGGGCTCTACGAGGCCTCCGATGCGGGCACGCATGGCCCGGGTTGCTCCGAGTACGTGGCCCACTGCGGACACAGTGCTCTGGACCTGATAAGCATTGTGCTCTGA
- the LOC120450166 gene encoding uncharacterized protein LOC120450166: MKFSIVYILASCLLHQAMASLGSLSKHQRSKRAPIPWLIYPTTSPTRVMFIGGIGIPLEDLNYEAVTTGYVLKVEYWLPTTPDDLRTPTALPITQVATPGVTGARKQRKPMFENFLVGVDELGKNTRKLLTRTNKVLSSYRWTVYKGLEGLADRLGYQGRICVLKSICEAAEEPFHYTNGLFADLLHILLTPSSSVDKLSEHADNEYYYAENLGQSGAGCDRVFKECRQSLLQHFSELHHNLDKILF; this comes from the exons atgaaatttagCATAGTATACATATTGGCCAGTTGCCTGCTGCACCAGGCGATGGCCTCCCTGGGCAGCCTGTCCAAGCACCAGAGGAGTAAAAGAGCGCCCATTCCCTGGCTTATATACCCCACCACATCGCCCACTCGCGTCATG TTCATTGGCGGCATAGGTATCCCGCTGGAGGATCTCAACTACGAGGCGGTGACCACCGGATATGTCCTAAAGGTGGAGTACTGGCTGCCCACCACTCCGGATGATCTCAGAACACCCACAGCCCTGCCCATTACACAGGTGGCCACGCCGGGAGTTACAGGAGCCCGAAAGCAGAGAAAGCCCATGTTTGAGAACTTTCTGGTGGGTGTGGACGAGCTGGGCAAGAACACCAGGAAGCTGCTGACCAGGACCAACAAAGTCTTGAGTAGCTATCGCTGGACAGTCTACAAGGGACTGGAGGGATTGGCCGATCGATTGGGCTATCAGGGCAGGATTTGTGTGCTGAAAAGCATCTGCGAGGCGGCGGAGGAGCCCTTTCATTACACAAATGGCCTCTTTGCGGATCTATTGCACATATTACTCAC ACCCTCCTCGTCGGTGGACAAGTTGTCAGAACATGCTGACAACGAGTATTACTACGCGGAGAATTTGGGACAATCTGGAGCTGGCTGTGATCGGGTCTTCAAGGAGTGTCGACAAAGTTTACTACAACACTTTAGCGAACTCCATCACAATCTGGATAAGATCTTGTTTTGA
- the LOC120450167 gene encoding uncharacterized protein LOC120450167, producing the protein MNVLISVLLVTSFIGVLGNHTLKNTESFRSESDILVRKARWLPLIYPRSNPTRLQMIAGFGIPAEGLKVESVITGYVLKAQYYLPYSVKQLRTKDVHEISESRLLHNATIFDKVMQMSEQKLGLDPDILQEDLQALGSYRWSVYEAFTALAIRMKLNGRVCVLKSICESAAAPFDDRNGLLGDVLHILLTPSSSVDPLAEHSDNDYLQAERLGAAGGDCDQVYPRCPKSLLEHFSDVHHLGSEFLSMLG; encoded by the exons ATGAACGTGCTAATATCAGTGCTCTTAGTAACAAGTTTTATTGGAGTTCTTGGAAATCACACTCTAAAGAATACGGAGAGTTTTAGAAGTGAGAGTGATATTTTAGTGCGAAAAGCTCGATGGCTGCCCCTTATTTATCCGCGATCTAATCCAACTCGATTGCAG ATGATCGCTGGGTTTGGTATACCCGCAGAGGGTCTCAAGGTGGAATCAGTCATTACGGGTTATGTCCTGAAAGCTCAATATTATTTGCCATACTCTGTCAAGCAATTGAGGACCAAGGACGTGCACGAAATCTCTGAAAGTAGGCTGCTGCATAATGCCACCATCTTCGATAAGGTCATGCAGATGTCTGAACAAAAACTTGGCCTGGACCCAGATATCCTGCAGGAGGATCTTCAGGCCCTGGGCAGTTATCGCTGGTCGGTTTACGAGGCTTTCACTGCACTGGCCATTCGCATGAAGCTCAATGGCAGAGTCTGTGTCCTGAAGAGCATCTGCGAAAGTGCTGCGGCGCCCTTCGACGATCGAAATGGTTTGCTGGGCGATGTGCTTCACATCCTGCTCAC ACCATCCAGTTCGGTGGATCCCTTGGCGGAGCACTCAGACAATGACTACCTGCAGGCCGAGAGATTGGGAGCAGCTGGTGGCGATTGCGATCAGGTGTATCCGCGGTGTCCCAAGTCTCTGCTGGAGCATTTCAGTGATGTGCATCACCTGGGCAGTGAGTTCCTTAGCATGTTGGGTTGA